From a region of the Actinomadura luzonensis genome:
- a CDS encoding HAD family hydrolase, translated as MAVDLVIFDCDGTLVDSEPISVRVGTAALRRLGWTIDEAEYAERFVGCTNEYWAEQVGETPPGWRERLHAEYEAAIKAELCVIEGIETALDRLDVPSCVASNGRHRTIRRSLEVTGLAERFAGRVFSAEDVPRGKPAPDLFLHAAATMGAEPGRCVVVEDSPFGVTAAVSAGMRCLAYAGGLTPAERLSGLGATHVFHDPAGIPDLIAALP; from the coding sequence TTGGCTGTCGATCTGGTCATCTTCGACTGCGACGGAACGCTCGTGGACAGCGAGCCCATCTCGGTACGCGTGGGCACCGCCGCGCTGCGGCGCCTCGGCTGGACGATCGACGAGGCGGAGTACGCCGAGCGCTTCGTCGGCTGCACCAACGAGTACTGGGCCGAGCAGGTCGGCGAGACCCCGCCCGGCTGGCGGGAACGGCTCCACGCCGAGTACGAGGCCGCGATCAAGGCCGAGCTGTGCGTCATCGAGGGCATCGAGACGGCCCTCGACCGCCTGGACGTGCCGTCCTGCGTGGCCTCCAACGGCCGCCACCGGACCATCCGCCGCAGCCTGGAGGTGACGGGGCTCGCGGAGCGGTTCGCGGGGCGGGTGTTCAGCGCCGAGGACGTGCCGCGCGGCAAACCGGCGCCCGACCTGTTCCTGCACGCCGCCGCCACGATGGGGGCCGAGCCCGGGCGGTGCGTCGTGGTGGAGGACAGCCCGTTCGGAGTGACGGCGGCGGTGAGCGCGGGGATGCGGTGCCTGGCGTACGCGGGCGGGCTCACCCCGGCGGAGCGGCTGAGCGGCCTCGGGGCCACGCACGTCTTCCACGACCCGGCCGGCATCCCCGACCTGATCGCCGCCCTTCCCTGA
- a CDS encoding dihydrofolate reductase family protein — MARRPYVVAHVGVSLDGATTGFQPDVARFYELAATWGEDLTLTGADTVLAQYGAPPATPGAEPPAPGPGPDPEGPLLAVVDGRGRVRPWVWEALRASGYWSDVIALRCASTPPRPPGAAVREVVTGAERVDLAAALDRLDRDDGVRVVRVDSGGALLGALLAAGLLDEISLLVHPCVAGGRATRFWYGAAPPAPPVPLAFVAAEPLPGGLVWLRYRRSL, encoded by the coding sequence ATGGCGCGACGTCCGTATGTGGTGGCGCACGTGGGCGTGTCGCTCGACGGGGCGACCACCGGGTTCCAGCCCGACGTGGCGAGGTTCTACGAGCTGGCCGCGACGTGGGGCGAGGACCTCACGCTGACCGGCGCCGACACCGTCCTCGCCCAGTACGGCGCGCCGCCGGCGACCCCCGGGGCCGAGCCTCCGGCCCCGGGGCCGGGGCCCGATCCGGAGGGCCCGCTGCTGGCGGTCGTGGACGGCCGCGGCCGGGTCCGCCCGTGGGTGTGGGAGGCGCTGCGCGCGAGCGGGTACTGGTCCGACGTCATCGCCCTGCGCTGCGCGAGCACTCCCCCGCGCCCGCCCGGCGCCGCCGTGCGCGAGGTCGTGACCGGCGCCGAGCGCGTCGACCTGGCCGCCGCCCTGGACCGGCTCGACCGCGACGACGGCGTCCGCGTGGTGCGCGTCGACAGCGGCGGCGCCCTCCTGGGCGCGCTGCTGGCGGCCGGCCTGCTCGACGAGATCAGCCTGCTCGTCCACCCGTGCGTGGCGGGCGGGCGGGCCACCCGCTTCTGGTACGGCGCCGCGCCCCCTGCCCCGCCCGTGCCCCTCGCCTTCGTCGCCGCCGAGCCGCTGCCCGGCGGCCTGGTCTGGCTTCGATATCGCCGCTCTTTATGA
- a CDS encoding class I SAM-dependent methyltransferase translates to MHSEKHSQTAMMAAAARAAHLVVDEPPHLFEDRLAAPLLGERAGELLGYHRLHGDHLILSGTRAQVTARSRYAEDRLRASGHTQYVSLGAGLDTYAYRAPGGRVRVFEVDHPATQEWKKSLLAEAAIAIPEFLTFVGIDFEKADLNERLAAEGFDFGRPACVSWLGVSMYLTAEAVSATLAAFAAFAPGSELVMEYALPEEARDGTAAEMAGYALAAAAERGEPWLSFHTPEQITALLARHGLRVVEHMREPDVPAVAARTASRPVSVDLCRLVTATPA, encoded by the coding sequence GTGCACAGCGAGAAACACAGCCAGACGGCGATGATGGCGGCCGCCGCGCGCGCCGCCCACCTCGTGGTCGACGAGCCCCCGCACCTCTTCGAGGACCGGCTCGCCGCCCCCCTCCTCGGCGAACGGGCCGGCGAACTGCTCGGCTACCACCGCCTGCACGGCGACCACCTCATCCTGTCCGGCACCCGCGCCCAGGTCACCGCGCGCAGCCGGTACGCCGAGGACCGCCTGCGCGCCTCCGGCCACACCCAGTACGTCAGCCTCGGCGCGGGTCTCGACACCTACGCCTACCGCGCCCCCGGCGGCCGTGTCCGGGTCTTCGAGGTCGACCACCCCGCCACCCAGGAATGGAAGAAAAGCCTTCTCGCCGAGGCCGCGATCGCCATTCCGGAATTTCTCACGTTCGTCGGCATCGATTTCGAGAAAGCGGATCTGAACGAACGGCTCGCGGCCGAGGGATTCGATTTCGGCCGGCCCGCCTGCGTGAGCTGGCTCGGGGTGAGCATGTACCTGACGGCGGAGGCGGTGTCCGCGACGCTCGCCGCGTTCGCCGCGTTCGCGCCCGGCTCCGAGCTCGTCATGGAGTACGCCCTGCCCGAGGAGGCGCGCGACGGGACGGCGGCGGAGATGGCCGGGTACGCGCTGGCGGCGGCGGCCGAGCGCGGCGAGCCCTGGCTGTCGTTCCACACGCCCGAGCAGATCACCGCGCTGCTGGCGCGCCACGGCCTGCGGGTGGTCGAGCACATGCGCGAGCCGGACGTGCCGGCCGTGGCCGCCAGGACCGCGAGCCGGCCGGTCAGCGTGGACCTGTGCCGCCTGGTCACCGCCACCCCCGCCTGA
- a CDS encoding NAD-dependent epimerase/dehydratase family protein, translated as MRVVVTGAHGKVGRAAVQALQAAGHEVTATDVTRPVWERKEPGAPRYMQADLTDAGHAFAVARGAEAVVHAAAIPDPTQNPPHVVFQNNLMATFNMIEAAVRFGVSRFVNISSETVPGYFFPERPFLPDYAPVDEEHPVRPQDPYALSKHFGEQLMDAAVRRSDIRCVSLRPSWVQHEGNYERNLGPQVREGGEPGAGLWSYTDVYDLADAIVLAVGSDLPGHEVFYIAAPDNAGGHDFAAMVRRHFGDAIELRPLARTDASGLSCAKAHRMLGYAPKRSWRDYLDDDGRSRS; from the coding sequence ATGCGCGTCGTCGTCACGGGAGCCCACGGCAAGGTCGGGCGGGCGGCCGTCCAGGCGCTGCAGGCGGCCGGTCACGAGGTGACCGCCACCGACGTCACCCGTCCGGTGTGGGAGCGGAAGGAGCCCGGCGCGCCCCGCTACATGCAGGCCGACCTGACGGACGCGGGCCACGCGTTCGCGGTGGCGCGCGGGGCCGAGGCGGTGGTGCACGCGGCCGCCATCCCCGACCCCACGCAGAACCCGCCGCACGTGGTGTTCCAGAACAACCTGATGGCGACGTTCAACATGATCGAGGCGGCCGTGCGGTTCGGCGTGTCCCGGTTCGTGAACATCTCCAGCGAGACGGTGCCCGGCTACTTCTTCCCCGAGCGGCCGTTCCTGCCCGACTACGCGCCGGTGGACGAGGAGCACCCCGTCCGGCCGCAGGACCCGTACGCGCTGTCGAAGCACTTCGGCGAGCAGCTCATGGACGCGGCGGTGCGCCGCTCCGACATCAGGTGCGTCTCGCTGCGCCCGAGCTGGGTGCAGCACGAGGGCAACTACGAGCGCAACCTCGGCCCCCAGGTCCGCGAGGGCGGCGAGCCGGGGGCGGGCCTGTGGAGCTACACCGACGTGTACGACCTGGCGGACGCCATCGTGCTGGCGGTCGGCTCGGACCTGCCGGGCCACGAGGTGTTCTACATCGCCGCGCCGGACAACGCGGGCGGTCACGACTTCGCCGCGATGGTGCGGCGGCACTTCGGCGACGCGATCGAGCTGCGGCCCCTCGCCCGGACGGACGCCTCGGGCCTGTCCTGCGCCAAGGCGCACCGGATGCTGGGCTACGCGCCCAAGCGGTCATGGCGTGACTATCTCGACGACGACGGCCGCTCCCGCTCCTGA
- a CDS encoding SMC family ATPase, whose protein sequence is MAALATGTSGDNQWSMSLSSYVLGERLRQVVDAANERLDHMSAGRYLLRHDLRKTAGSRGRSGGGLGLRVCDGWTGVDRDPATLSGGESFITSLALALGLADVVTAEAGGAEIGMLFVDEGFGTLDEDTLDGVLDILDGLRDGGRAVGIVSHVAELRSRITAQLKVTKTRRGSTLAAVGVG, encoded by the coding sequence ATGGCGGCCCTGGCCACCGGCACCTCCGGCGACAACCAGTGGAGCATGAGCCTGTCGTCGTACGTGCTGGGCGAGCGGCTGCGCCAGGTCGTGGACGCCGCCAACGAACGCCTCGACCACATGTCCGCCGGCCGCTACCTCCTCCGGCACGACCTGCGCAAGACCGCCGGTTCGCGCGGACGCTCGGGCGGCGGGCTCGGCCTGCGGGTCTGCGACGGCTGGACGGGCGTCGACCGCGACCCGGCCACCCTGTCCGGCGGGGAGAGCTTCATCACCTCCCTGGCCCTCGCGCTCGGCCTGGCCGACGTGGTCACGGCCGAGGCCGGCGGCGCGGAGATCGGCATGCTCTTCGTGGACGAGGGCTTCGGCACCCTGGACGAGGACACGCTGGACGGCGTCCTCGACATCCTCGACGGCCTGCGCGACGGCGGCCGGGCGGTCGGCATCGTCAGTCACGTCGCCGAGCTGCGCTCCCGCATCACCGCCCAGCTCAAGGTCACGAAGACGCGCAGAGGCTCGACGCTCGCCGCCGTCGGAGTGGGATGA
- a CDS encoding AAA family ATPase: MRPHRLTLTAFGSFPGTETVDFDALAEAGLFLVHGPTGAGKTTILDALCFALYGQVPGQRNSARSLRCDHASAGAGPSVTLEVTIRGRLLRIQRSPAWSRPKLRGSGFTEEKAKVVVAERQGASWAGLTTRLDEAGDLVGGLLGMNAEQFWQVAMLPQGDFAKFLRADGEERGRLLERLFTVKIFTAAEGWLAEQRRLAWREAQELRRQVDYAIQRVEEAAGDTLTPPLKTPPQAAASPEADAVGWAGALLAAARAVAVRAEEEHEAAARALRETRLRFDRAAALADRQRRHADALTARRMLDERADERADLQAVLDDAARADRVIPLVTAIRQRAEAAAKARALAADALARARPLLPDPPPPSHAPTLQPGQPDLAAEDAIAVAGLGVPAVAGLARLERERRAELARLSELLTEEARLSVVRRDLLRVEEELAELVAADERVTARLAALPALIEQAESALARARTDAARIPAAQAVRDAAADLIQIDRELARLAAELEALAQREAEVSAAEAELPARLADAGAALADVRAQAAAIPAASAGVDAARAALEAARRRDALAAELETAAAAHQELVDHAQALRERWLDLRQARMDGMAAELARDLADGRPCAVCGSEHHPHPASPAPSAPSAEDEREAEDAHERALAEREASERALASLESRHADAVEATGDLDPETAAEAVLRAEEELSRLHAVAEREPALAAALERVEAERERVRDRATELAEALAAHRAHRTRLETDRARLRSRLAQTALTPPGVPSPPGSSPATPAPGTDAQAIPAPEARPVAPGPKATVSDPRKGAAEGQALEPTDSGAGKASRPGPGHGDMLEGATPAEAGPRDETPVIDADAVPSGAEVTGAAMAGAVGGDAVVVDAEAVLAGVERELHRLRRSAGQEEAAAREVARLREERRELEEQARRVAARVAAGRTRHEELSADAARLATRLDAARGDDPTLAARLSRLTDEAELLREAVEATQAAQAAAGELARARSQAREAAAEAGFADVPEAEAAYRSPAERDRRAEALRRLDDEHAAVTAALADPELTAAAAEPAPDRPPPGPRGRRPSRPTRGWRASATTRRPAPAASPSCTRSWRPASSAGGRPRSGTASPSAWRPWPPAPPATTSGA; encoded by the coding sequence ATGCGGCCGCACCGGCTCACGCTGACGGCGTTCGGCTCCTTCCCCGGCACCGAGACCGTCGACTTCGACGCCCTCGCGGAGGCGGGCCTGTTCCTGGTGCACGGGCCCACGGGCGCGGGCAAGACGACGATACTCGACGCGCTCTGCTTCGCCCTGTACGGGCAGGTGCCGGGGCAGCGCAACAGCGCCCGCAGCCTGCGCTGCGACCACGCCTCCGCCGGGGCCGGGCCGTCGGTCACGCTGGAGGTCACCATCCGGGGCCGCTTACTGCGCATCCAGCGCTCGCCCGCGTGGTCGCGCCCCAAGCTGCGGGGCAGCGGCTTCACCGAGGAGAAGGCCAAGGTCGTCGTCGCCGAGCGGCAGGGCGCGTCCTGGGCCGGGCTCACGACGCGGCTCGACGAGGCGGGCGACCTCGTGGGCGGGCTGCTCGGCATGAACGCCGAGCAGTTCTGGCAGGTGGCGATGCTGCCGCAGGGCGACTTCGCCAAGTTCCTGCGCGCCGACGGGGAGGAGCGGGGGCGGCTGCTGGAGCGGCTGTTCACCGTCAAGATCTTCACGGCGGCGGAGGGATGGCTGGCCGAGCAGCGGCGGCTCGCCTGGCGGGAGGCGCAGGAGCTGCGGCGGCAGGTCGACTACGCGATCCAGCGGGTCGAGGAGGCCGCCGGCGACACCCTCACCCCGCCCCTGAAGACGCCCCCGCAGGCCGCCGCTTCCCCTGAGGCCGATGCCGTGGGGTGGGCGGGGGCGCTGCTCGCCGCCGCCCGCGCGGTGGCCGTCCGCGCCGAGGAGGAGCACGAGGCGGCGGCGCGGGCGCTGCGCGAGACCCGCCTGCGCTTCGACCGGGCCGCCGCCCTCGCCGACAGACAGCGCCGCCACGCCGACGCCCTGACCGCCCGCCGCATGCTGGACGAACGCGCCGACGAACGCGCCGACCTCCAGGCCGTCCTCGACGACGCCGCCCGGGCCGATCGGGTGATCCCGCTGGTCACGGCCATCCGGCAACGCGCGGAGGCCGCCGCCAAGGCCCGCGCCCTGGCCGCCGACGCCCTCGCCCGCGCCCGCCCCCTCCTCCCCGACCCCCCGCCCCCGAGCCACGCCCCCACCCTCCAGCCCGGTCAGCCCGACCTGGCCGCCGAGGACGCGATCGCGGTCGCCGGCCTGGGCGTTCCCGCCGTCGCCGGGCTGGCGCGGCTGGAGCGGGAGCGACGGGCCGAGCTCGCCCGGCTCTCCGAGCTGCTGACCGAGGAGGCGAGGCTCTCCGTCGTACGGCGCGACCTGCTGCGCGTCGAGGAGGAGCTGGCCGAGCTGGTGGCCGCCGACGAGCGGGTCACCGCCCGCCTCGCCGCCCTGCCCGCCCTGATCGAGCAGGCCGAGTCCGCGCTCGCCCGCGCCCGTACGGACGCCGCCAGGATCCCGGCCGCCCAGGCCGTCCGCGACGCCGCCGCCGACCTGATCCAGATCGACCGCGAGCTGGCCCGGCTGGCGGCCGAGCTGGAGGCGCTGGCGCAGCGCGAGGCGGAGGTGTCGGCCGCCGAGGCCGAGCTGCCCGCCCGCCTCGCCGACGCCGGCGCGGCCCTCGCGGACGTGCGGGCGCAGGCCGCCGCGATCCCGGCCGCGTCCGCCGGTGTTGACGCCGCCCGGGCCGCGCTGGAGGCCGCCCGCCGCCGCGACGCCCTGGCCGCCGAGCTGGAGACGGCCGCCGCCGCCCACCAGGAGCTGGTGGACCACGCCCAGGCCCTCCGCGAACGCTGGCTCGACCTGCGCCAGGCCCGCATGGACGGCATGGCCGCCGAGCTGGCCCGCGACCTGGCCGACGGCCGCCCGTGCGCCGTGTGCGGCTCCGAGCACCACCCGCACCCCGCCTCGCCGGCCCCGAGCGCCCCGTCCGCCGAGGACGAGCGGGAGGCCGAGGACGCCCACGAGCGGGCCCTCGCCGAACGGGAGGCGTCCGAGCGGGCGCTGGCCTCCCTGGAGTCCCGGCACGCCGACGCCGTCGAGGCCACCGGAGACCTCGACCCCGAGACCGCCGCCGAGGCCGTGCTCCGGGCGGAGGAGGAGCTGTCCCGGCTGCACGCGGTGGCGGAGCGGGAGCCCGCGCTGGCGGCGGCGCTGGAACGGGTCGAGGCCGAGCGCGAACGCGTCCGGGACCGGGCGACGGAGCTCGCCGAGGCCCTGGCCGCCCACCGCGCCCACCGCACCCGGCTGGAGACCGACCGCGCCCGCCTCCGCTCCCGCCTCGCCCAGACCGCCCTCACCCCACCGGGCGTCCCCTCCCCGCCCGGCTCCTCTCCTGCCACCCCTGCTCCCGGCACGGACGCCCAGGCGATTCCGGCCCCGGAGGCCCGCCCCGTCGCGCCCGGCCCGAAGGCGACGGTGAGCGACCCCCGCAAGGGGGCGGCCGAGGGTCAGGCGCTTGAGCCCACTGACAGCGGCGCCGGGAAGGCGAGCCGGCCCGGGCCGGGGCACGGCGACATGCTCGAAGGGGCGACGCCCGCAGAGGCGGGCCCCAGAGACGAGACGCCCGTGATCGACGCCGACGCGGTGCCCTCGGGCGCCGAGGTGACCGGGGCTGCGATGGCGGGGGCGGTGGGGGGCGACGCCGTCGTGGTGGACGCCGAGGCGGTGCTGGCGGGTGTCGAGCGGGAGTTGCACCGGTTGCGGCGGTCGGCGGGGCAGGAGGAGGCGGCGGCGCGGGAGGTGGCGCGGCTGCGGGAGGAGCGGCGGGAGCTGGAGGAGCAGGCCCGCCGCGTCGCCGCGCGGGTGGCGGCCGGCCGTACGAGGCACGAGGAGCTGAGCGCCGACGCCGCCCGCCTCGCCACCCGTCTCGACGCGGCGCGCGGCGACGACCCGACCCTGGCGGCCCGCCTGTCGAGGCTCACCGACGAGGCCGAGCTGCTGCGCGAGGCCGTCGAGGCCACCCAGGCGGCCCAGGCGGCGGCCGGTGAGCTGGCCCGGGCCAGGAGCCAGGCGCGGGAGGCGGCGGCCGAGGCCGGGTTCGCCGACGTGCCGGAGGCCGAGGCCGCCTACCGCAGCCCCGCCGAGCGGGACCGCCGGGCCGAGGCGCTGCGGCGGCTGGACGACGAGCACGCCGCCGTCACCGCCGCCCTCGCCGACCCCGAGCTGACGGCCGCCGCCGCCGAGCCCGCGCCCGACCGGCCGCCGCCGGGGCCGCGCGGGAGGCGGCCGAGCAGGCCCACACGAGGCTGGCGAGCGTCCGCGACCACGCGGCGGCCCGCGCCCGCCGCCTCGCCGAGCTGCACGCGGAGCTGGCGGCCTGCGTCGAGCGCTGGCGGCCGGCCGAGGAGCGGCACCGCCTCGCCGAGCGCATGGCGGCCCTGGCCACCGGCACCTCCGGCGACAACCAGTGGAGCATGA
- a CDS encoding exonuclease SbcCD subunit D: protein MRILHTSDWHLGRTFHRESLLAGQAAFVDHLVETVRQERVDVVAVAGDVYDRALPPVDAVALLDEALARLRAAGARVVLISGNHDSALRLRFGSALFEPAGVHVRCAPERAWEPVLIDDVAFYGIPYLEPELVRAPWELPDRSHTAAITYAMDRVRADAARRRASVVLSHCFVTGGQASDSERDISVGGVAHVPLTAFDGVDYVALGHLHGRQRMSETVRYSGSPLAYSFSEAGHVKGSWLVTLGQGADFVPAPVPRPVARLRGELDDLLADPRHAGVEGHWLHITLTDAVRPKQAMDRLRARFPHTLALAFDPVGAAPAAQPVRLSGRPEAEVALDFVREVRGEPAAPEEEDLLRQAIEASRVKETMA, encoded by the coding sequence ATGCGCATCCTGCACACCTCCGACTGGCACCTCGGGCGCACCTTCCATCGCGAGAGCCTGCTCGCGGGGCAGGCGGCGTTCGTCGACCACCTGGTCGAGACGGTGCGGCAGGAGCGGGTCGACGTCGTGGCCGTCGCCGGCGACGTCTACGACCGGGCGCTGCCGCCCGTCGACGCGGTCGCGCTGCTCGACGAGGCGCTGGCCCGGCTGCGCGCGGCCGGGGCGCGGGTGGTGCTCATCAGCGGCAACCACGACTCGGCGCTGCGGCTGCGCTTCGGGTCGGCGCTGTTCGAGCCCGCCGGGGTGCACGTGCGCTGCGCGCCCGAGCGGGCCTGGGAGCCGGTGCTGATCGACGACGTCGCCTTCTACGGCATCCCCTACCTGGAGCCGGAGCTGGTGCGGGCGCCCTGGGAGCTGCCCGACCGCAGCCACACGGCGGCGATCACGTACGCGATGGACCGCGTCCGCGCCGACGCGGCCCGCCGGCGCGCCTCCGTCGTGCTGTCCCACTGCTTCGTCACCGGCGGGCAGGCCAGCGACAGCGAGCGCGACATCAGCGTGGGCGGGGTCGCGCACGTGCCGCTCACGGCCTTCGACGGCGTCGACTACGTCGCGCTCGGCCACCTGCACGGGCGGCAGCGCATGTCCGAGACCGTGCGCTACTCCGGCTCGCCGCTGGCCTACTCCTTCTCCGAGGCGGGGCACGTCAAGGGCTCGTGGCTGGTCACGCTCGGGCAGGGCGCCGACTTCGTGCCCGCGCCGGTGCCGCGGCCCGTCGCGCGGCTGCGCGGCGAGCTCGACGACCTGCTGGCCGACCCGCGGCACGCCGGCGTCGAAGGCCACTGGCTGCACATCACCCTCACCGACGCCGTCCGTCCCAAGCAGGCCATGGACCGGCTGCGCGCCCGCTTCCCGCACACCCTCGCCCTCGCCTTCGACCCCGTCGGCGCCGCACCCGCCGCCCAGCCCGTGCGGCTGAGCGGCCGGCCCGAGGCGGAGGTCGCCCTCGACTTCGTCCGCGAGGTGCGCGGCGAGCCTGCCGCGCCCGAGGAGGAAGACCTGCTAAGACAGGCCATCGAGGCGTCGAGGGTGAAGGAGACGATGGCGTAG
- a CDS encoding alpha/beta hydrolase family protein, with amino-acid sequence MRTGRGTLSVAAGLVLVALATVGYVLPPAFDPPPLKADPAFQAIPPQPAAELRPVRTDGAIRRQEISVAAEGQRLYGTLRTPLTPGRHPAMVFVSGSGNGSRTEFTPQAEFLAKAGVVTVAFDKRTVGYDFRERDFGLLADDALRMVEYLRALPEVDPSRVGIWGVSEGGWVVPIAAARSTAVGFVVLVSSPNVSPLRQVAWALNEQLLRLRAPIGARDLLTRAMGGVGFTFLRYDAMPALSRIKVPVLAFYGTTDPSIPFVESTKALITAMDRAGNDAYTIRFMGQGDHAMRVGGGPFTKGYLETLANWITGLPGTATPAVHMAGATPVQRFEATDVPAAPWYAGGTMLGLTICLAAVGYVAGPVAAIVVRLRGRNHPLVVAEANARLWPPVRRRLVRIAWTSLGLLVSVLAFIMLLVLFSINQAGAWPAVLAGWLVVRVLAALMLVQEVAAVAAVVSALREGMRPGRWQHVAVAGVLGGTGLLMVAAAYYGLFAFPW; translated from the coding sequence ATGCGCACTGGCCGTGGCACCTTGAGCGTCGCCGCCGGCCTGGTGCTGGTGGCGCTTGCGACGGTCGGCTACGTTCTGCCGCCCGCCTTCGACCCCCCGCCGCTCAAGGCCGACCCCGCCTTCCAGGCCATCCCGCCGCAGCCGGCCGCCGAGCTGCGGCCGGTGCGCACCGACGGCGCGATCAGGCGGCAGGAGATCTCGGTCGCGGCCGAGGGCCAGCGGCTGTACGGGACGCTGCGCACGCCGCTGACGCCGGGGCGGCACCCGGCGATGGTGTTCGTGTCGGGGTCGGGCAACGGCTCGCGCACCGAGTTCACGCCGCAGGCGGAGTTCCTGGCCAAGGCGGGCGTGGTGACGGTCGCCTTCGACAAGCGCACGGTCGGCTACGACTTCCGCGAGCGCGACTTCGGCCTGCTCGCCGACGACGCCCTGCGCATGGTGGAGTACCTGCGCGCGCTGCCCGAGGTGGACCCGTCGCGGGTGGGCATCTGGGGCGTCAGCGAGGGCGGCTGGGTGGTGCCGATCGCGGCGGCCAGGAGCACGGCGGTCGGGTTCGTGGTGCTGGTGTCCTCCCCCAACGTCTCCCCGCTGCGCCAGGTCGCCTGGGCGCTGAACGAGCAGTTGCTGCGGCTGCGGGCCCCCATCGGCGCGCGCGACCTGCTGACCAGGGCGATGGGCGGCGTCGGCTTCACGTTCCTGCGCTACGACGCGATGCCCGCGTTAAGCCGGATCAAGGTGCCGGTCCTCGCGTTCTACGGCACGACCGACCCCTCGATCCCCTTCGTGGAGTCCACCAAGGCGCTCATCACCGCCATGGACCGGGCGGGCAACGACGCTTACACGATCCGGTTCATGGGCCAGGGCGACCACGCCATGCGGGTGGGCGGCGGCCCGTTCACCAAGGGCTACCTGGAGACCCTGGCCAACTGGATCACCGGCCTGCCGGGCACCGCGACCCCCGCGGTGCACATGGCGGGCGCCACCCCCGTGCAGCGGTTCGAGGCCACCGACGTGCCGGCCGCCCCCTGGTACGCGGGCGGCACGATGCTCGGCCTGACGATCTGCCTGGCCGCCGTCGGCTACGTGGCGGGCCCGGTGGCCGCCATCGTGGTCCGCCTGCGGGGCCGCAACCATCCCCTCGTCGTCGCCGAGGCCAACGCCCGGCTGTGGCCGCCGGTCCGGCGGCGCCTGGTCAGGATCGCGTGGACCAGCCTGGGGCTGCTGGTGTCGGTGCTGGCGTTCATCATGCTGCTGGTGCTGTTCTCGATCAACCAGGCGGGCGCGTGGCCGGCGGTGCTGGCCGGCTGGCTGGTGGTGCGCGTCCTGGCCGCGCTCATGCTGGTGCAGGAGGTCGCGGCGGTGGCGGCGGTGGTGTCGGCGCTGCGGGAGGGCATGCGGCCGGGCCGCTGGCAGCACGTCGCGGTGGCGGGCGTGCTGGGCGGCACCGGCCTGCTGATGGTGGCGGCGGCCTACTACGGCCTGTTCGCGTTCCCCTGGTAG
- a CDS encoding alpha/beta hydrolase, with product MYETTTLHLPDDFEGEVVATLVARTASAGSRRAVLYLHGFTDYFFQDHLADHYVQRGIDFYALDLRKYGRSLLPHQTRGLIRSVTDYFPEIDEAVRLIRRDHDELTINAHSTGGLVAALWADRVRGRGLVQGLALNSPFFDLNVPTPMRVAADLLRTPLSYTRRALPLGVSTVYGQTLHRDHGGEWDYDLELKPLGGFSVHAMWLAAIRRAQRRLHRGLAVDVPVLVLASSRGLRVRDFVPEARSADVVLDPAHIARWSTSLGPHVTCVRVQDGVHDLVLSAEPVRKQVFAELDRWMNAYVHQGDANGA from the coding sequence ATGTACGAGACCACCACGCTGCACCTGCCCGACGACTTCGAGGGCGAGGTCGTCGCGACCCTGGTGGCCAGGACGGCGTCCGCCGGGTCCCGCAGGGCGGTCCTCTACCTGCACGGCTTCACCGACTACTTCTTCCAGGACCACCTGGCCGACCACTACGTCCAGCGCGGCATCGACTTCTACGCCCTCGACCTGCGCAAGTACGGCCGCTCCCTGCTGCCGCACCAGACCCGCGGCCTGATCAGGAGCGTCACCGACTACTTCCCCGAGATCGACGAGGCCGTCCGCCTCATCAGGCGCGACCACGACGAGCTGACGATCAACGCCCACTCCACGGGCGGCCTGGTCGCCGCGCTCTGGGCCGACCGGGTGCGCGGACGCGGGCTGGTGCAGGGCCTCGCGCTCAACAGCCCGTTCTTCGACCTCAACGTGCCCACGCCGATGCGCGTGGCCGCCGACCTGCTGCGGACGCCGCTGTCGTACACGCGGCGGGCGCTGCCGCTCGGCGTCAGCACCGTCTACGGGCAGACCCTGCACCGCGACCACGGCGGCGAATGGGACTACGACCTGGAGCTCAAGCCGCTCGGCGGGTTCTCCGTGCACGCCATGTGGCTGGCCGCCATCCGGCGGGCGCAGCGCCGGCTGCACAGGGGGCTCGCGGTGGACGTCCCCGTGCTGGTGCTGGCCTCCTCCCGGGGCCTGCGGGTGCGCGACTTCGTCCCGGAGGCGCGCTCGGCCGACGTCGTGCTCGACCCCGCGCACATCGCCCGCTGGTCCACCTCGCTCGGGCCGCACGTCACCTGCGTCCGCGTCCAGGACGGCGTGCACGACCTGGTGCTGTCGGCCGAGCCCGTGCGCAAGCAGGTCTTCGCCGAGCTCGACCGCTGGATGAACGCCTACGTCCACCAGGGCGACGCGAACGGGGCGTAG